The following are encoded together in the Salinibacterium sp. UTAS2018 genome:
- a CDS encoding NYN domain-containing protein produces the protein MPSEGRVAVYIDFDNIVISRYNQKHGDGQFQRDKARAHNARRTTTSAVGTKLDAARVDVEAILEYASSFGTVALSRAYADWSVPVNAAHQKHFVNKSVELVQLFPLTGQMKNGADIRLAVDVMEDLFHLRDLTHVVIIAGDSDYVALAQRARKLGRVVVGVGVAGGTSHALTASCDTFADYDALPGISNKTTTPPPSKTPVATVPVKKAVQPSKQKTPAPAVKAGAVAPAATTKTTKTTKTQTTKKGLSATAAPKKAPTTVTAEPKSAAVQSAAVSPKVNPLTALVRAMRAIQKTDGDWVNNSAVREQLRRMHPALKESSLALRDHQQLIQKHPSNIETRQKAGVMQLRLRSNVPHPK, from the coding sequence ATGCCCAGCGAAGGCCGTGTGGCCGTCTACATCGATTTCGACAACATCGTGATCTCGCGCTACAACCAGAAACACGGCGACGGGCAGTTCCAAAGAGACAAGGCTCGCGCTCACAATGCGCGTCGCACGACCACCAGCGCGGTGGGAACCAAGCTTGACGCGGCCCGAGTGGATGTCGAAGCAATCCTTGAATACGCGTCGTCGTTCGGAACCGTCGCCCTCAGCCGCGCCTACGCCGACTGGTCGGTGCCTGTAAACGCTGCCCACCAGAAGCACTTCGTCAACAAGTCCGTAGAACTCGTTCAACTGTTCCCCTTGACCGGACAGATGAAAAATGGGGCAGACATCCGACTGGCTGTCGACGTGATGGAAGATCTCTTCCACCTGCGAGATCTCACCCACGTCGTAATCATCGCCGGTGACTCCGACTACGTGGCACTCGCGCAACGCGCCAGGAAACTAGGGCGCGTCGTCGTCGGTGTGGGGGTCGCTGGCGGAACGAGTCACGCTCTCACCGCTTCGTGCGACACATTCGCCGACTACGACGCCCTGCCGGGCATCTCGAATAAGACCACGACACCACCACCGTCAAAGACGCCGGTTGCCACCGTGCCAGTGAAGAAAGCCGTGCAGCCCTCGAAGCAGAAGACACCGGCGCCCGCAGTAAAGGCCGGAGCTGTGGCTCCTGCCGCGACAACGAAGACAACGAAGACAACGAAGACTCAAACGACGAAAAAAGGTCTCTCGGCGACAGCCGCTCCGAAAAAAGCACCAACCACGGTCACCGCGGAGCCGAAATCTGCCGCGGTGCAGAGTGCGGCAGTGTCCCCCAAGGTAAACCCACTCACAGCGCTTGTGCGTGCAATGCGAGCAATTCAGAAAACGGATGGTGACTGGGTCAACAACTCCGCGGTGCGGGAGCAATTGCGCCGCATGCACCCTGCGCTCAAGGAATCTTCCTTAGCGCTACGAGATCACCAACAACTGATTCAGAAGCATCCTTCGAACATCGAAACGAGACAGAAAGCCGGCGTGATGCAGCTCCGACTTCGGTCTAACGTGCCGCACCCCAAATAA
- a CDS encoding LLM class flavin-dependent oxidoreductase, with the protein MPRQIRFNAFDMNCVAHQSSGMWRHPDDQSWRYKDLDYWTELAQLLEKGTFDGIFIADVLGTYDVYAGSNEAAIRHGAQVPVNDPLLLVSAMAHVTENLGFGITAGTAYEHPYPFARRMSTLDHLTKGRIGWNVVTGYLPSAARNMGNDDQLEHDDRYDHADEYLEVLYKLWEGSWEDDAVIRDRESGVFTDPSKVHDIEHSGKHFSVPGIHLAEPSVQRTPVIYQAGASPRGIQFAAGNAEAIFVAASTKAGLKETVSRIRDALEEAGRDRYSARIYTLLTIITDETSEKAHAKYADYLSYASEEGALVFMSGWMGIDLSQYDLDEPIGNVKSNAIQSTVANFQKANSDGSEWKVRDIARLGAIGGLGPFIIGSGEEIADELESWVAETDVDGFNLAYAITPGTFEDVVEHVIPVLRARGSYPEEYVAGTLRQKLHGRGDRLPAEHAGASYRRQPAAVR; encoded by the coding sequence ATGCCTAGACAAATCCGTTTCAATGCCTTCGATATGAACTGCGTCGCTCATCAGTCCTCAGGAATGTGGCGCCACCCTGACGACCAATCGTGGCGGTACAAAGACCTCGATTACTGGACGGAGCTCGCACAGTTGCTTGAAAAGGGAACCTTCGACGGCATTTTCATTGCGGATGTCCTCGGCACCTATGACGTCTACGCCGGCTCGAACGAGGCCGCGATTCGCCACGGTGCTCAAGTTCCCGTAAACGATCCGTTGTTGCTCGTGTCGGCGATGGCGCATGTCACCGAGAACTTGGGTTTCGGCATTACGGCGGGCACGGCGTACGAGCATCCGTATCCCTTCGCGCGGCGGATGTCGACGCTCGATCACCTCACGAAAGGCCGCATCGGCTGGAACGTCGTGACCGGGTACCTGCCTTCAGCGGCGCGCAACATGGGTAACGACGATCAGCTCGAGCACGACGATCGCTATGACCATGCGGACGAATACCTCGAGGTGCTCTACAAGTTATGGGAGGGCTCTTGGGAAGACGACGCGGTGATCCGCGACCGAGAATCGGGCGTCTTCACCGACCCCAGCAAGGTTCACGATATCGAACACAGCGGCAAACACTTCTCGGTGCCCGGCATCCATTTGGCTGAGCCTTCGGTGCAGCGCACGCCGGTGATCTATCAAGCTGGGGCGTCGCCACGAGGAATCCAGTTCGCCGCGGGCAACGCTGAGGCAATCTTTGTCGCCGCCTCAACTAAAGCGGGTCTGAAGGAGACGGTGAGTCGCATCCGGGATGCTCTCGAAGAAGCCGGCCGTGACCGCTACTCAGCGCGGATTTACACGCTGCTGACGATCATCACCGATGAGACCTCGGAGAAGGCTCACGCCAAGTACGCCGACTATCTGAGCTACGCAAGCGAAGAAGGAGCACTCGTCTTTATGTCGGGATGGATGGGAATCGACCTCTCGCAGTACGACCTCGACGAGCCGATCGGCAATGTGAAGAGCAACGCTATTCAGTCGACCGTGGCGAACTTTCAGAAGGCAAACAGCGACGGTAGCGAGTGGAAGGTTCGTGACATTGCTCGCCTCGGGGCGATTGGCGGTCTCGGCCCGTTCATCATCGGCTCCGGCGAAGAAATTGCGGATGAGCTGGAGTCCTGGGTGGCAGAAACCGACGTCGACGGGTTCAATCTCGCGTACGCAATCACGCCCGGCACGTTCGAAGATGTTGTCGAGCACGTGATTCCGGTGCTGCGGGCTCGCGGTTCATACCCCGAGGAGTATGTAGCGGGAACGCTGCGTCAGAAGCTGCATGGCCGGGGCGATCGTTTGCCCGCAGAACATGCTGGCGCAAGCTATCGACGTCAGCCGGCTGCTGTTCGATGA
- a CDS encoding DsrE family protein, producing the protein MSDLKIAVVILETLENNNARVYRGLKTALEFKAAGDDVVVMFDGSGVETLAKIADPSNPMNGLIGALGDTIIGACEFCAKSHNVLEPIRDGGFPLLSDNGGEASVRKLVVAGYQIMNF; encoded by the coding sequence ATGTCAGATCTCAAAATCGCCGTAGTCATCCTCGAGACCCTCGAGAACAACAACGCTCGCGTGTACCGCGGCCTCAAGACCGCTCTCGAGTTCAAGGCTGCCGGTGACGATGTCGTCGTCATGTTCGACGGCTCGGGCGTCGAGACTCTCGCGAAGATTGCTGACCCCAGCAACCCCATGAACGGCCTCATTGGTGCCCTCGGCGACACCATCATCGGTGCCTGCGAATTCTGCGCAAAGTCGCACAACGTTCTCGAGCCCATCCGCGATGGTGGCTTCCCCCTGCTCTCCGACAACGGCGGTGAAGCTAGCGTTCGCAAGCTCGTCGTTGCCGGCTACCAGATCATGAACTTCTAA
- a CDS encoding flavin reductase family protein, whose product MHTTTPTAPRTAERAHITDDEALLTSDLSAAEFAAAFRRYPGGVAVVTADSALGPVAVTVTSIVSVSADPPLFAFSIGHQASTATGIRNADSYVVHFLGSEQLPIAELCATSGVDRFADRSLWSRLPTGEPYFPSAPVRIVGQRIDQLDTASASLILVLAKESHIGTETDAGPPLVYHDRGWHELSSQSQLGRR is encoded by the coding sequence ATGCACACGACAACCCCCACGGCGCCTCGTACCGCCGAGCGCGCCCACATCACCGACGACGAGGCACTGCTCACTAGCGATCTGAGCGCGGCCGAATTTGCGGCAGCGTTTCGCCGATATCCGGGTGGCGTTGCGGTCGTGACTGCCGATTCTGCGCTCGGGCCGGTCGCCGTGACGGTGACGTCAATCGTTTCGGTGAGCGCGGATCCGCCGCTCTTTGCTTTCTCTATTGGCCACCAGGCGTCGACTGCGACGGGGATTCGGAATGCCGACTCTTACGTCGTGCATTTTCTCGGCAGCGAACAATTGCCGATCGCCGAGCTGTGCGCGACCAGTGGCGTCGATCGATTCGCCGACCGTTCACTGTGGTCGCGGCTACCGACGGGCGAACCGTACTTTCCGAGCGCGCCGGTTCGCATCGTCGGACAGCGCATCGATCAACTCGACACAGCATCAGCCTCGTTGATTCTGGTTCTCGCGAAGGAGTCTCATATAGGCACCGAGACGGATGCTGGCCCCCCGCTGGTGTATCACGACCGTGGCTGGCACGAGCTCAGCTCGCAGTCGCAGCTGGGGCGCCGCTAG
- a CDS encoding GNAT family N-acetyltransferase, producing the protein MTLRYSELGDIDTILQLLADDPVSALRGDTARPEDRPAYEKAFHAIATTPANALLVVVAPSGDVVATMQLTAIPGMARRGSHRLQVEAVRVAASQRSSGIGGAMMRWVIDTAAPTLGASLIQLTSDEARTDAHRFYKKLGFEATHIGYKYSVKL; encoded by the coding sequence ATGACTCTTCGCTACTCCGAACTCGGAGACATCGACACGATCCTGCAGCTGCTCGCGGATGACCCCGTGAGCGCTCTTCGTGGAGACACGGCTCGCCCCGAAGACCGGCCGGCGTACGAGAAGGCCTTCCACGCCATCGCTACGACCCCCGCCAACGCGCTGCTGGTTGTCGTTGCACCTTCGGGCGATGTTGTCGCAACGATGCAGCTCACCGCTATCCCGGGAATGGCGCGGCGAGGATCGCACCGCCTTCAAGTCGAGGCCGTGCGCGTCGCCGCAAGCCAACGTTCCAGTGGGATCGGTGGCGCCATGATGCGCTGGGTTATCGACACCGCAGCGCCCACGCTCGGTGCGTCCCTCATCCAGCTCACGTCAGACGAAGCACGCACCGACGCGCACCGCTTCTACAAGAAGCTCGGCTTCGAAGCCACGCACATTGGGTACAAGTACTCAGTCAAGCTCTAG
- a CDS encoding TetR/AcrR family transcriptional regulator, whose amino-acid sequence MAPETPQIRVTSRMKLLATAAHLFYTHGINATGIDTVIAQAGVAKGSMYHHFPSKEALIAAYLDEEADAWLDRVTELDDVSAPRADRIERLFLAIADQVDNGTFYGCPFTNAAIECPTMADVQTSITRYRRVLRAHLAEIVGADSMDALVSRLIVLYDGALTTAKLTRDSAQVRDIAQFAREVGAA is encoded by the coding sequence ATGGCTCCAGAAACCCCTCAAATTCGCGTCACGTCGCGCATGAAGCTTCTCGCCACGGCGGCGCACTTGTTCTACACGCACGGGATCAACGCCACGGGCATCGATACCGTGATTGCGCAGGCCGGGGTGGCAAAGGGCAGCATGTATCACCACTTTCCGAGCAAAGAAGCGCTGATTGCCGCCTATCTCGATGAGGAGGCTGATGCGTGGCTCGATCGAGTGACGGAGCTCGATGACGTGAGTGCTCCGAGGGCAGATCGTATAGAGCGGCTTTTTCTCGCTATTGCTGACCAAGTCGACAACGGCACGTTCTATGGTTGCCCGTTCACCAATGCGGCGATCGAATGTCCGACTATGGCAGACGTCCAGACCTCCATTACCCGCTATCGCCGGGTGTTGCGTGCTCACCTCGCGGAGATTGTCGGGGCCGACTCGATGGATGCCTTGGTCTCGCGATTGATCGTCCTTTATGACGGAGCGCTGACCACCGCAAAGCTCACTCGAGACTCTGCTCAAGTGCGAGACATTGCGCAGTTCGCTCGTGAGGTCGGTGCGGCCTAA
- a CDS encoding thioesterase family protein, which translates to MTSTAPSYYLRHSDTRFESTLHAQGAWNPHEQHMAPVAGILAHALEGFEARPGLRIARISYEILGLIPDGEFDINVSMLRPGRTIELVQAALSAGGRVAVRATAWRLHTSDTAEVAAIVDDRMRGPEQASAPVDLAQWPGGYIRSIEARALPEHEAGRGRVWLRTPLPLLASEPVSDFVRLMGLVDTSNGIATRVKPGEGGYAFPNVDLQIHLYRLPAGEWLGLENAVSFGTDGVGLTSTVLHDIQGPFGRAEQILTLRKL; encoded by the coding sequence GTGACCTCAACCGCTCCGTCGTACTACCTCCGCCATAGCGATACCCGTTTCGAATCGACGCTTCACGCGCAGGGCGCGTGGAATCCCCACGAACAACACATGGCTCCCGTCGCCGGAATCTTGGCGCATGCTCTGGAAGGCTTCGAGGCGCGCCCAGGGCTGCGCATCGCGCGCATCAGTTACGAAATTTTGGGACTGATCCCTGATGGGGAGTTCGACATCAACGTGTCGATGCTCAGGCCGGGGCGCACCATCGAACTTGTGCAGGCAGCGTTAAGCGCCGGCGGCCGTGTTGCCGTGCGCGCTACGGCCTGGCGATTGCACACGTCAGATACTGCCGAAGTCGCGGCAATTGTTGATGATCGGATGCGCGGCCCCGAGCAGGCGAGCGCTCCTGTCGATTTGGCACAGTGGCCCGGGGGCTACATCCGCTCGATTGAGGCCCGGGCGCTTCCCGAGCATGAGGCCGGTCGCGGAAGGGTCTGGCTGCGCACTCCGCTTCCGCTGCTCGCTTCTGAACCCGTCTCAGACTTCGTGAGGCTCATGGGGCTCGTGGATACAAGCAATGGAATCGCCACGCGGGTCAAGCCGGGGGAGGGTGGTTATGCCTTTCCCAATGTCGACCTGCAGATCCACTTGTACCGTCTTCCCGCCGGCGAGTGGCTCGGCCTCGAGAATGCGGTGAGTTTCGGCACCGATGGCGTCGGCCTGACGTCGACCGTGCTCCACGATATTCAGGGGCCATTCGGGCGAGCGGAACAGATCCTCACGCTGCGCAAGCTGTAG
- a CDS encoding MsnO8 family LLM class oxidoreductase, whose translation MNTPLRLSVLDLIPVRSNQTSADAIAATTALAQRADDLGFSRYWVAEHHNMKAVASTNPAVLLGILAAQTKNIRLGSGGVMLPNHAPLVVAEQFAILEAAFPGRIDLGIGRAPGSDPVITSYLRMTGTTSDVDAFPRNVADIRSLMNPEGATLQLQQGRTYELTATPNAASVADLWLLGSSDYSARLAASQGMPYVFAHHFSGEGTARILGLYRDNFVPSEQLKAPKTFLTLNVAVAETAAAARAAALPQLQQMARLLSGMPLGPLSTIEEAAATELAAPQQQMVDDMAERWVIDEPVAAAARIRSLATRFGVDEVMVVPGLSAHTADAANTSPVRVRALELLAEQLLP comes from the coding sequence ATGAATACACCACTTCGCCTTTCCGTTCTTGATCTCATTCCCGTGCGCAGCAACCAGACTTCGGCAGACGCCATTGCGGCTACGACCGCGCTCGCTCAGCGCGCGGATGATCTGGGCTTCTCGCGTTACTGGGTGGCCGAGCATCACAACATGAAGGCCGTCGCGTCGACAAACCCGGCTGTGCTGCTCGGTATTTTGGCCGCGCAGACCAAGAACATTCGCCTCGGTTCAGGCGGAGTGATGCTTCCTAACCACGCCCCTCTCGTTGTGGCTGAGCAATTCGCGATCCTCGAGGCCGCGTTCCCCGGCCGTATCGACCTTGGTATCGGGCGCGCTCCCGGCAGCGACCCCGTCATTACTTCGTACTTGCGGATGACCGGCACGACCAGCGATGTCGATGCCTTCCCACGTAACGTGGCCGACATCCGCAGCCTCATGAACCCCGAGGGCGCCACGCTGCAGTTGCAGCAGGGGCGAACCTACGAGCTGACGGCGACGCCGAATGCGGCATCCGTCGCTGACCTGTGGCTGTTGGGGTCAAGCGACTACTCAGCGCGTTTGGCTGCATCCCAGGGCATGCCGTATGTCTTCGCCCACCACTTCTCAGGCGAGGGAACAGCCCGCATCCTGGGGCTCTACCGCGACAACTTCGTGCCGTCGGAACAGCTGAAGGCGCCTAAGACATTCTTGACGCTGAACGTGGCTGTCGCCGAGACAGCAGCTGCCGCGCGTGCCGCCGCCCTGCCGCAACTGCAGCAGATGGCGCGCTTGCTCAGCGGTATGCCGCTCGGCCCGCTCTCCACGATCGAAGAGGCCGCTGCGACTGAGCTTGCGGCTCCGCAACAGCAAATGGTGGATGACATGGCCGAGCGCTGGGTCATCGATGAGCCCGTCGCTGCGGCAGCCCGCATCCGCTCGCTGGCGACACGTTTCGGTGTCGACGAGGTCATGGTCGTGCCCGGCCTCTCGGCACACACCGCGGACGCCGCGAACACGTCACCCGTGCGCGTGCGCGCGCTCGAGTTACTGGCGGAACAACTTCTCCCTTAG
- a CDS encoding alpha/beta hydrolase — MNAATPSPSASNDPAESTNPAEAVPRSTATSRSRTRRIIRNVLISLAAVLVVAVVGMLVWANVGVMQAEQSALDSVGSNPAVAVTETSNSFIISPTGETSGEGLVFIPGAKVSADAYLYKLSGAVAESGLTIVVTKPILNLAFFDQRSLDTFTSAVPDVDSWIVGGHSLGGVRACQYAEQSDVSGLVLFGSYCANDLSEVDTRVLSLSGSADLLSTPEKIMSAAHLLPTATTFFPIEGANHASFGDYGVQAGDGVATLDSSVVRDVITAEINSFVHNR, encoded by the coding sequence ATGAACGCTGCCACGCCGTCTCCCTCCGCTTCGAACGACCCGGCCGAATCGACAAATCCTGCCGAGGCAGTGCCGCGGTCAACCGCAACGTCGCGCTCTCGTACCCGCCGCATCATCCGCAATGTCCTGATCTCGCTGGCCGCCGTGCTCGTTGTTGCGGTCGTCGGAATGCTCGTGTGGGCCAACGTCGGCGTGATGCAGGCTGAGCAGAGCGCGCTCGATAGCGTGGGCAGCAACCCCGCGGTCGCGGTTACGGAGACCTCCAACTCCTTCATTATTTCTCCCACAGGGGAAACATCCGGCGAAGGGCTGGTCTTCATTCCGGGAGCCAAGGTGAGCGCCGATGCCTACCTCTACAAGCTGTCGGGAGCAGTCGCCGAATCCGGCCTCACGATCGTCGTGACCAAGCCCATCCTGAATCTTGCGTTCTTCGATCAACGTTCGCTCGACACCTTCACCAGCGCAGTGCCGGATGTCGACAGCTGGATCGTCGGCGGGCATTCTCTCGGAGGCGTGCGGGCATGTCAGTATGCCGAGCAGAGCGATGTGAGCGGACTCGTTCTCTTCGGTAGCTATTGCGCTAACGACCTTTCAGAGGTTGATACGCGGGTGCTCAGCCTCAGCGGAAGCGCCGATCTTCTCAGCACGCCCGAGAAGATCATGAGTGCGGCGCACCTGCTGCCCACCGCCACAACCTTTTTTCCCATCGAAGGCGCCAACCACGCAAGCTTTGGTGACTACGGCGTGCAAGCCGGCGACGGAGTCGCCACACTCGACAGCTCGGTAGTGCGAGACGTCATCACCGCCGAGATCAACAGTTTCGTGCACAATCGATAA
- a CDS encoding SRPBCC domain-containing protein — protein sequence MNISTHTDSVALSMTTTAEFTASAERAWQLVSDPRQLERWWGPPEWPATFVRFDFEPDGRAHYYMQGPDGERLHGWWKFISIAAPTQVLIEDGFADDQGEPSGDLGVTTARLTFEPTDSGTRLTIFSQFQSLEQLEEMIEMGMEEGMRLAVGQIEGILSTTTSESKEN from the coding sequence ATGAACATATCGACCCACACCGACTCAGTTGCGCTCTCGATGACCACGACGGCGGAGTTCACCGCGTCAGCCGAACGTGCGTGGCAACTGGTGAGCGACCCGCGTCAGCTGGAGCGCTGGTGGGGGCCGCCCGAGTGGCCCGCTACCTTTGTACGCTTTGACTTCGAACCAGACGGCCGGGCTCACTATTACATGCAGGGTCCGGATGGTGAGCGCCTTCACGGCTGGTGGAAGTTCATTTCCATCGCGGCTCCGACGCAAGTCCTTATTGAAGATGGCTTCGCGGATGACCAGGGCGAGCCCTCGGGAGACCTCGGCGTCACGACGGCGCGGCTGACTTTCGAGCCGACCGACTCCGGCACCCGACTCACGATCTTTTCGCAATTCCAGTCACTTGAGCAATTGGAGGAAATGATCGAGATGGGCATGGAAGAGGGAATGCGCCTCGCTGTGGGCCAGATCGAGGGCATTCTGAGCACCACAACCAGCGAGAGCAAAGAGAACTGA
- a CDS encoding NAD(P)-dependent alcohol dehydrogenase, which produces MRAVMFNQWKTFPTLEDVEKPTPGPGEVLLKVAGAGACHSDVAVYSEMDETLAGPQLAPSYILGHENSGWVEELGAGVTGITIGDAFLVYGPIGCGHCPACSRGQDTYCQNQAEMPYLASGLGRNGGMAEYMTVPARNLVPLGDADPVAAAPLSDAGLTPYHAIKNSLPKLQGGGKTALVIGLGGLGQLAVQILTAITGATVIATDMKEDAMERAALRGAITVPGGDDQAARIREITGGRGVDAVFDFVGIAPTVALAMQSVAVQGRVTVVGIAGGAFNWGFYTVPYEAELLSTYWGTIEDLYDVVALYRAGKIVPDVEIFDMEHALDAYKKLESGELSGRAVVAPHGRG; this is translated from the coding sequence ATGCGCGCAGTCATGTTCAACCAATGGAAAACATTCCCCACTCTTGAAGACGTCGAGAAGCCCACTCCCGGCCCCGGTGAGGTACTGCTCAAAGTAGCTGGCGCCGGAGCCTGCCACTCCGATGTGGCCGTCTACAGCGAGATGGATGAGACCCTCGCAGGGCCTCAACTCGCGCCCAGCTACATCCTCGGCCACGAAAATTCGGGCTGGGTCGAAGAGCTTGGAGCCGGCGTCACTGGAATCACGATCGGTGATGCCTTCCTGGTTTACGGCCCCATCGGCTGCGGTCACTGTCCAGCCTGCTCGCGCGGCCAAGACACCTACTGCCAGAACCAAGCGGAAATGCCGTACCTTGCTTCCGGCTTAGGGCGCAACGGCGGCATGGCGGAATACATGACCGTACCCGCTCGCAACCTCGTTCCGCTCGGCGATGCTGATCCCGTGGCAGCCGCCCCGCTCTCAGACGCCGGCCTCACGCCGTATCACGCCATCAAAAACTCCCTTCCGAAACTGCAAGGGGGCGGAAAGACCGCGCTCGTCATCGGACTTGGTGGGCTCGGGCAACTGGCCGTGCAGATTCTCACCGCGATCACCGGCGCTACCGTCATCGCGACAGACATGAAAGAGGACGCGATGGAACGCGCGGCGCTCCGCGGCGCGATTACAGTGCCCGGTGGCGACGACCAAGCCGCGCGCATCCGAGAAATCACCGGCGGTCGCGGAGTAGACGCCGTCTTCGACTTTGTGGGAATCGCCCCGACCGTCGCGCTCGCGATGCAATCGGTCGCCGTGCAGGGTCGAGTCACCGTCGTCGGCATCGCCGGCGGCGCGTTCAATTGGGGCTTCTACACCGTGCCGTACGAGGCTGAACTACTCAGCACCTACTGGGGAACTATCGAGGACTTGTACGACGTCGTCGCCCTTTACCGCGCGGGCAAGATCGTTCCAGACGTCGAGATCTTCGACATGGAACATGCCCTCGATGCCTACAAGAAGCTTGAATCGGGCGAGCTATCTGGCCGCGCTGTTGTCGCACCCCACGGTCGCGGCTAG
- a CDS encoding Rv2578c family radical SAM protein, giving the protein MRWSGQQVSSEAPDALPGLAKLNNLVRTVRTPEFDGVTFYEVLAKSALNKVPTASDMPFGWTINPMRGCLHQCTYCFARPTHEFLDLDAGKDFDTQIIVKVNVAEVLAKELSKPSWGRHPVALGTNTDPYQRAEGRYRLMPGIIAALAGSGTPLSILTKGTLLRRDLPLLVEANEHVPVDLGMSIAIYDDDLQQSVEPGTPTAKARLATVTAARNTGLDCAVFLMPILPFLTDTRDHLERAVAQVKEAGGTSITYSALHLKPGTKEWYFQWLEGTHPELLDKYRSMYSAGNYAPKDYRKWLAAKLQPIIRRHGLQRTALDPATGIVGSRALPRVHAGVRSASGSAVRSLIAEEMPPELAARAMPQPMLF; this is encoded by the coding sequence ATGCGATGGAGTGGGCAGCAAGTCAGCAGCGAAGCGCCGGATGCTCTGCCCGGGCTCGCCAAGCTCAACAATCTCGTACGAACGGTGCGAACGCCCGAGTTTGACGGCGTCACCTTCTATGAGGTGCTCGCTAAGAGCGCGCTGAATAAGGTGCCTACCGCCAGCGATATGCCATTCGGCTGGACGATCAACCCCATGCGCGGCTGCCTCCACCAGTGCACCTATTGTTTCGCTCGTCCCACGCACGAGTTTCTCGATCTCGATGCGGGTAAAGACTTCGACACTCAGATCATCGTCAAGGTGAACGTGGCCGAGGTTTTGGCCAAGGAGCTCAGTAAGCCGAGCTGGGGCAGACATCCCGTAGCGCTCGGCACGAATACCGACCCGTATCAGCGTGCCGAGGGTCGCTACCGGCTGATGCCCGGCATCATCGCCGCTCTGGCCGGGTCCGGCACGCCGCTCTCCATCCTGACGAAAGGAACGCTGCTGCGGCGAGACCTGCCGCTCTTGGTGGAGGCAAACGAGCATGTGCCGGTTGACCTCGGCATGTCGATTGCTATCTACGACGATGACCTTCAGCAGTCGGTCGAGCCCGGCACTCCGACCGCCAAGGCTCGCTTGGCCACGGTGACCGCCGCTCGCAACACTGGCCTCGACTGTGCGGTGTTCCTCATGCCGATTCTTCCGTTCCTGACTGACACGCGCGATCATCTCGAGCGCGCGGTCGCTCAGGTCAAAGAAGCGGGCGGAACGTCGATCACGTATTCGGCCCTGCACCTCAAGCCCGGAACCAAGGAGTGGTACTTCCAGTGGCTGGAAGGCACGCACCCAGAGCTTCTCGACAAGTACCGGTCGATGTATTCGGCTGGAAACTACGCCCCAAAGGATTACCGCAAGTGGCTAGCGGCCAAGTTGCAGCCAATTATTCGCCGACACGGGTTGCAACGTACCGCGCTTGATCCAGCCACGGGAATTGTCGGTTCTCGTGCCCTGCCGCGGGTGCACGCTGGAGTACGCTCCGCGTCGGGGTCGGCTGTGCGTTCGTTGATCGCCGAAGAGATGCCGCCGGAGTTAGCGGCGCGAGCAATGCCCCAGCCGATGCTTTTCTAA